The following is a genomic window from Procambarus clarkii isolate CNS0578487 chromosome 75, FALCON_Pclarkii_2.0, whole genome shotgun sequence.
TTCCTTGGTAGACTAGAGTTCTCACGTTTCTCTCCACGTTCCACTATGATAATATTTCAGCTTTTACTAAGGTGATAATATATTCAAGGCAGAAGAGTTTCGGGAAGTATGTGAAGACTTCCTCAAGCGATAGATAAAGATCCAACCTGGGAAAATGTTATTTTTGACCTAATGCTATAAAAGAAACTATATTAAACCTGCTCAATCATATCTTCCTTCAAATTCACAAATAACAAATCAaaaaccatgtcgtggcgcagttgactaaggcgcatctgagATCATAccgggcgtaggttcgaaccctcatcacgacccttgtggatttgttcatttgatatatcacgccagtgcggtttgtgtgtgtgtatcttcgttcagtccctcccccccccctcctcctccctgtgagtaggaaggcgggggggggggggctgagcatCAAGGAaggaaccattccttccctccgtcccatcccaaatcattatcctcatCCCTTCCTAATGCTAtacagttgtaatggcttggcgctttccattAATAATTCTCTCCTTCCTCTCGTCAGTTGCAGAATCAAGTATTTGTGTGTGTTCCTCGAGCATTTGTCTAGCGAGAGCTGCTGCGTCTTTTATGACGTATAAGGTGGTTCCTGGTTGTAGGTATAAGGTGGTTCCTGGTTGTAGGTATAAGGTGGTTCCTGGTTGTAGCTATAAGGTGGTTCCTGGTTGTAGGTATAAGGTGGTTCCTGGTTGTAGGTATAAGGTGGTTCCTGGTTGTAGGTATAAGGTGGTTCCTGGTTGTAGGTATAAGGTGGTTCCTGGTTGTAGCTATAAGGTGGTTCCTGGTTGTAGGTATAAGGTGGTTCCTGGTTGTAGCTATAAGGTGGTTCCTGGTTGTAGCTATAAGGTGGTTCCTGGTTGTAGGTATAAGGTGGTTCCTGGTTGTAGGTATAAGGTGGTTCCTGGTTGTAGGTATAAGGTGGTTCATGGTTGTAGCTATAAGGTGGTTCCTGGTTGTAGGTATAAGGTGGTTCCTGGTTGTAGGTATAAGGTGGTTCCTGGTTGTAGGTATAAGGTGGTTCCTGGTTGTAGGTATAAGGTGGTTCCTGCTTGTAGGTATAAGGTGGTTCCTGGTTGTAGGTATAAGGTGGTTCCTGCTTGTAGGTATAAGGTGGTTCCTGGTTGTAGGTATAAGGTGGTTCCTGCTTGTAGGTATAAGGTGGTTCCTGGTTGTAGGTATAAGGTGGTTCCTGGTTGTAGGTATAAGGTGGTTCCTGGTTGTAGGTATAAGGTGGTTCCTGGTTGTAGGTATAAGGTGGTTCCTGGTTGTAGGTATAAGGTGGTTCCTGGTTGTAGCTATAAGGTGGTTCCTGGTTGTAGGTATAAGGTGGTTCCTGGTTGTAGCTATAAGGTGGTTCCTGGTTGTAGCTATAAGGTGGTTCCTGGTTGTAGGTATAAGGTGGTTCCTGGTTGTAGCTATAAGGTGGTTCCTGGTTGTAGGTATAAGGTGGTTCCTGGTTGTAGCTATAAGGTGGTTCCTGGTTGTAGCTATAAGGTGGTTCCTGGTTGTAGGTATAAGGTGGTTCCTGGTTGTAGCTATAAGGTGGTTCCTGGTTGTAGGTATAAGGTGGTTCCTGGTTGTAGCTATAAGGTGGTTCCTGGTTGTAGCTATAAGGTGGTTCCTGGTTGTAGCTATAAGGTGGTTCCTGGTTGTAGGTATAAGGTGGTTCCTGGTTGTAGCTATAAGGTGGTTCCTGGTTGTAGCTATAAGGTGGTTCCTGGTTGTAGGTATAAGGTGGTTCCTGGTTGTAGCTATAAGGTGGTTCCTGGTTGTAGCTATAAGGTGGTTCCTGGTTGTAGCTATAAGGTGGTTCCTGGTTGTAGGTATAAGGTGGTTCCTGGTTGTAGCTATAAGGTGGTTCCTGGTTGTAGCTATAAGGTGGTTCCTGGTTGTAGGTATAAGGTGGTTCCTGGTTGTAGCTATAAGGTGGTTCCTGGTTGTAGCTATAAGGTGGTTCCTGGTTGTAGGTATAAGGTGGTTCCTGGTTGTAGCTATAAGGTGGTTCCTGGTTGTAGCTATAAGGTGGTTCCTGGTTGTAGGTATAAGGTGGTTCCTGCTTGTAGCTATAAGGTGGTTCCTGGTTGTAGGTATAAGGTGGTTCCTGCTTGTAGGTATAAGGTGGTTCCTGCTTGTAGGTATAAGGTGGTTCCTGGTTGTAGCTATAAGGTGGTTCCTGGTTGTAGCTATAAGGTGGTTCCTGGTTGTAGCTATAAGGTGGTTCCTGGTTGTAGGTATAAGGTGGTTCCTGCTTGTAGGTATAAGGTGGTTCCTGGTTGTAGCTATAAGGTGGTTCCTGGTTGTAGCTATAGGTGGTTCCTGGTTGTAGGTATAAGGTGGTTCCTGCTTGTAGGTATAAGGTGGTTCGTGCTTGTAGGTATAAGGTGGTTCCTGCTTGTAGGTATAAGGTGGTTCCTGGTTGTAGGTATAAGGTGGTTCCTGGTTGTAGCTATAAGGTGGTTCCTGGTTGTAGGTATAAGGTGGTTCCTGGTTGTAGGTATAAGGTGGTTCCTGGTTGTAGCCATAAGGTGGTTCCTGCTTGTAGGTATAAGGTGGTTCCTGGTTGTAGGTATAAGGTGGTTCCTGGTTGTAGCCATAAGGTGGTTCCTGCTTGTAGGTATAAGGTGGTTCCTGGTTGTAGGTATAAGGTGGTTCCTGGTTGTAGCCATAAGGTGGTTCCTGGTTGTAGCTATAAGGTGGTCCCTGCTTGTAGGTATAAGGTGGTTCCTGGTTGTAGGTATAAGGTGGTTCCTGCTTGTAGGTATAAGGTGGTTCCTGGTTGTAGGTATAAGGTGGTCCCTGCTTGTAGGTATAAGGTGGTCCCTGCTTGTAGGTATAAGGTGGTTCCTGGTTGTAGGTATAAGGTGGTCCCTGCTTGTAGGTATAAGGTGGTTCCTGGTTGTAGGTATAAGGTGGTCCCTGCTTGTAGGTATAAGGTGGTTCCTGGTTGTAGCTATAAGGTGGTTCCTGGTTGTAGCTATAAGGTGGTTCCTGGTTGTAGCTATAAGGTGGTTCCTGGTTGTAGCCATAAGGTGGTTCCTGGTTGTAGCTATAAGGTGGTTCCTGGTTGTAGCCATAAGGTGGTTCCTGGTTGTAGGTATAAGGTGGTTCCTGGTTGTAGGTATAAGGTGGTTCCTGGTTGTAGGTATAAGGTGGTTCCTGGTTGTAGCCATAAGGTGGTTCCTGGTTGTAGCTATAAGGTGGTTCCTGGTTGTAGGTATAAGGTGGTTCCTGATTGTAGGTATAAGGTGGTTCCTGGTTGTAGGTATAAGGTGGTTCCTGGTTGTAGCCATAAGGTGGTTCCTGGTTGTAGCTATAAGGTGGTTCCTGGTTGTAGGTATAAGGTGGTTCCTGATTGTAGGTATAAGGTGGTTCCTGGTTGTAGGTATAAGGTGGTTCCTGGTTGTAGCTATAAGGTGGTTCCTGGTTGTAGCTATAAGGTGGTTCCTGGTTGTAGCTATAAGGTGGTTCTTGGTTGTAGCTATAAGGTGGTTCCTGGTTGTAGCTATAAGGTGGTTCCTGGTTGTAGGTATAAGGTGGTTCCTGGTTGTAGCTATAAGGTGGTTCCTGGTTGTAGCTATAAGGTGGTTCCTGGTTGTAGCTATAAGGAACATGTGTGTCCCAGCCTCACTTTTTACCTCACTAACAATGACTCATTTTAATGTATTCTACTTCGTTCATTTTGCCTAAAATCTCTGGAGAGATACTAACATATTATTCAAATATTGAGAAGTCCTGCAAGTTTAAACTTTATAATAATTTTCTGGGAGGAAAAGACGCGGCGATATATATGTGAGTGGGAATAATGGGACGGCTTCTGAGGCTGGAGACAGACCCACCACAGGAAACATGGCGACACAATGATGATATAACCAGGAAAAGAAAGAATATAATTTTTACCAAAACGACTAAAGAAATACACTGTGAGAGGAGACTGAATAtgaatgggggagagagagggagggagagacagggggagggggggggggagagtcaaGGGTAGAAGCAACTTTAGAATATCACTTTAGTGACTCCAGTGTCATGTACTTATCTATCAGTGACTGGGGAGGTCAGGTCTAGCTCTGTGTTCCCCGCCCTCCTACTGGCCTTCTTGTAGCTGTAACATGAGCAGaacaactgtcaccacactgtcagctgtggtggtggcggcggccaccaccaccacagtcacactggcggcggccaccaccaccaccacagtcacactggcggcggccaccaccaccacagtcacactggcggcggccaccaccacagtcacactggcggcggccaccaccaccacagtcacactggcggccaccaccaccaccacagtcacactggcagcggccaccaccaccacagtcacactggcggcggccaccaccaccacagtcacactggcggccaccgccaccaccaccacagtcacactggcggcggccaccaccaccaccacagtcacactggcggcggccaccaccaccaccacagtcacactggcggcggccaccaccaccaccacagtcacactggcggcggccaccaccaccaccacagtcacactggcggcggccaccaccaccaccacagtcacactggcggcggccaccaccaccaccacagtcacactggcggcggccaccaccaccaccacagtcacactggcggcggccaccaccaccaccacagtcacactggcggccgccaccaccaccaccacagtcacactggcggcggccaccaccaccaccaccacagtcacactggcggcggccaccaccaccacagtcacactggcggcggccaccaccaccacagtcacactggcggcggccaccaccaccaccaccacagtcacactggcggcggccaccaccaccaccaccacagtcacactggcggcggccaccaccaccaccaccacagtcacactggcggcggccaccaccaccacagtcacactggcggcggccaccaccacagtcacactggcggcggccaccaccacagtcacactggcggcggccaccaccaccaccacagtcacactggcggcggccaccaccaccaccacagtcacactggcggcggccaccaccaccacagtcacactggcggcggccaccaccaccacagtcacactggcggcggccaccaccaccacagtcacactggcggcggccaccaccaccaccacagtcacactggcggcggccaccaccaccaccacagtcacactggcggcggccaccaccaccaccacagtcacactggcggcggccaccaccaccaccacagtcacactggcgactaccaccaccaccacagtcacactggcggccaccaccaccaccacagtcacactggcggccaccaccaccaccaccacagtcacactggcggccaccaccaccaccaccacagtcacactggcggccaccaccaccaccaccacagtcacactggcggccaccaccaccaccacagtcacactggcggccaccaccaccaccacagtcacactggcggccacccaccaccaccaccacagtcacactggcgccaccaccaccaccaccacagtcacactggcggcggcccaccaccaccacagtcacactggcggcggccaccccaccaccacagtcacactggcggcggccaccaccacacagtcacactggcggccaccaccaccaccaccacagtcacactggcggcggccaccaccaccaccacagtcacactggcggccaccaccacagtcacactggcggccaccaccaccaccaccacagtcacactggcggcggccaccaccaccaccacagtcacactggcggcggccaccaccaccaccacagtcacactggcggcggccaccaccaccaccacagtcacactggcggcggccaccaccaccaccacagtcacactggcggcggccaccaccaccacagtcacactggcggcggccaccaccaccaccacagtcacactggcggcggccaccaccaccacagtcacactggcggcggccaccaccaccacagtcacactggcggccaccaccaccaccacagtcacactggcggcggccaccaccaccaccacagtcacactggcggccaccaccaccaccaccacagtcacactggcggcggccaccaccaccaccacagtcacactggcggcggccaccaccaccaccacagtcacactggcggccaccaccaccaccaccacagtcacactggcggcggcaccaccaccaccacagtcacactggcggcggcaccaccaccacacagtcacactggcggccaccaccaccaccacagtcacactggcggacggccaccaccaccacagtcacactggcggccaggccaccaccaccacagtccacactggcggcggcccaccaccaccaccacagtcacactggcggccaccaccaccaccaccacagtcacactggcggccaccaccaccccaccacagtcacactggcggcggccaccaccacca
Proteins encoded in this region:
- the LOC138357067 gene encoding cuticle collagen bli-1-like, which produces MLRDTGSDFTLVSESLFPEDHRSSSTGVALIRTLEGQVKMPLHSSRHPSVSEDYGVALWLAVWNGLTRAQSQDSRGRGVCFTAQDGSSGDPREQLPWGMCSPEMIKGEERTEPYRHSSTTDASGDPTETARVAFPVCAVTSRQGIREDEVSGSSHAEENLPGDLGLNRLFREEARGQVPGEEGLDRSIQVILTSPLGIDSAHLGELQMEEFPEREVEGSLAGPESPTHFFLEKGVLMRQWRPVGEEVGGDMLRVRRQVVVPVHYNQEPPYSYNQEPPYSYNQEPPYTYNQEPPYSYNQEPPYSYNQEPPYSYNQEPPYSYNQEPPYSYNQEPPYTYNQEPPYTYNQEPPYTYNQEPPYSYNQEPPYGYNQEPPYTYNQEPPYTYNQEPPYTYNQEPPYSYNQEPPYGYNQEPPYTYNQEPPYTYNQEPPYTYNQEPPYGYNQEPPYSYNQEPPYGYNQEPPYSYNQEPPYSYNQEPPYSYNQEPPYTYKQGPPYTYNQEPPYTYKQGPPYTYNQEPPYTYKQGPPYTYKQGPPYTYNQEPPYTYKQEPPYTYNQEPPYTYKQGPPYSYNQEPPYGYNQEPPYTYNQEPPYTYKQEPPYGYNQEPPYTYNQEPPYTYKQEPPYGYNQEPPYTYNQEPPYTYNQEPPYSYNQEPPYTYNQEPPYTYNYNQEPPYSYNQEPPYTYKQEPPYTYNQEPPYSYNQEPPYSYNQEPPYSYNQEPPYTYKQEPPYTYKQEPPYTYNQEPPYSYKQEPPYTYNQEPPYSYNQEPPYSYNQEPPYTYNQEPPYSYNQEPPYSYNQEPPYTYNQEPPYSYNQEPPYSYNQEPPYTYNQEPPYSYNQEPPYSYNQEPPYSYNQEPPYTYNQEPPYSYNQEPPYSYNQEPPYTYNQEPPYSYNQEPPYSYNQEPPYSYNQEPPYTYNQEPPYSYNQEPPYTYNQEPPYSYNQEPPYSYNQEPPYTYNQEPPYSYNQEPPYTYNQEPPYSYNQEPPYSYNQEPPYTYNQEPPYSYNQEPPYTYNQEPPYTYNQEPPYTYNQEPPYTYNQEPPYTYNQEPPYTYKQEPPYTYNQEPPYTYKQEPPYTYNQEPPYTYKQEPPYTYNQEPPYTYNQEPPYTYNQEPPYTYNQEPPYSYNHEPPYTYNQEPPYTYNQEPPYTYNQEPPYSYNQEPPYSYNQEPPYTYNQEPPYSYNQEPPYTYNQEPPYTYNQEPPYTYNQEPPYTYNQEPPYSYNQEPPYTYNQEPPYTYNQEPPYTS